A stretch of DNA from Ricinus communis isolate WT05 ecotype wild-type chromosome 4, ASM1957865v1, whole genome shotgun sequence:
TTTGCATCCTCGGGGTTCATTCAAGTTGGGAAAGTTTAGACAAACAGAGATTAATTCcgcatttatttgtttaccgTTTGTGGCTGTTTTTTCCCATcaaattggtatcagagccaggTTCTTCTATATTGGGTTAAACTTGTTTGAATGATGgaagctaacacaagtaggaTGATTAATTTGAATGGttctaattatcatatttggAAAGGCAAGATGGAAGACCTACTTTATGTGAAGGATTATTATTTGCCTGTGTTTAATACTGATAAACCTGAGAGTAAAACAGATGCAGAGTGGAATATTTTGCATAGACAGGTTTGtgggtatattcgtcaatgGGTTGATGATAATGTTTTGAACCATATCAGCGGAGAGACTCATGCTCGCACTTTGTGGAACAAGCTTGAACAGTTGTATGCTAGAAAGACCGAAAACAATAAATTGTTCTTAATAAAACAGATGATGAGCTTGAAATACCATGATGGAACTCCCACATCGATcatttgaattcttttcaGGGAATCATAAATCAACTTGCAGGAATGGGTATCAAGTTTGAAGATGAGATACAAGGCTTATGGCTCCGGGCACTTTACTCTGGGACTCATGGGAAACTTTTAGGACATCATTGTCCAACTCTGCAGCAGATGGTATTATCACCATGGAATTAGCTAAAGGCAGTGTTTTAAATGAAGAGATGAGAAGAAAGTCACAAGGTTCCTCTTCACATTCTGATGTCTTAGTTACAGAAAGCAGGGGGAGAAGTCAGAGTAGAGGTCCAGGTAACAAAGGGAAGCATCGAAGTAAATCCAAAGGAAAGTTTGCTGATTTTGAATGCTATCATTGTGGTAGAAAAGGGCACACAATACGGTTCTGCAGGCAAttgaaaaaggagaagaagaagagcgaTTACAGCAATCAAAAGAACCATAAGAAAGATGAGGATGGTAATGGCAATGCTGAAGTTAACATTACTACCGATGAGTTCCTTAtttgttctgatcttgatATGATCAATATTGCACATGATGATTCGAGCTGGGTTGTTGATAGTGGTGCTACATGTCATGTAACATCACAGAGGGATTTTTATTCATCTTATACTCCAGGTAACTTTGGTAATGTTAGGATGGGTAATAATGGACTATCAAAGATTGCAGGCATCGGAGATATTTGTTTGAAGTTTGACACTGGGATAGAGTTGGTTTTACATAATGTAAAACATGTTCCAGATATGAGACTTAATTTGATCTCCGCGGGCCTACTTGATGACGATGGTTACAGCAACAACtttggtaatggaatatggaAACTCACTTGTGGTTCTTTGATCGTGGCTAGAGGTAAAAGATGCTCAAAGTTGTACATGACACATCCGAAGATCTTCAAGGATAGGGTCAATCACGTAGTGAATCTTGACATGACCGATTTATGGCATAAGAGACTTGGTCACATGAGTGAAAAGGGATGTCTCTTTTGTTGAAGAGAAATGTGTTACCGGGTGTGCATGATATTCATCTAAAGAAGTGTTCTCACCGCTTAAGGTGTAAATGTAATTGTGGTTTCCTTTAAGAGCCATCCTCCTTCCAGGAAGGAGAGTATACTTGATCTGGTGCACTCTGATGTTTGTGGTCCTATGAAGACTAGGACACTTGGTAGTTGCTCCTACTTTGTCACATTCATTGATGATCACTCCAGAAAGGTATGGGTTTATACCTTGAAATCTAAAGATcaagtatttgaagtgtttaaGCAGTTTCATGCCTCGGTTGAGAGACAGACTGGAAAGAAGCTTAAGTGTATTCGGACAGATAATGGAGGTGAATACATTGGCCCATTTGATGCTTATTGTAGAGATCATGGTATTCGACATCAAAAGAGTCCTCCCAAGACACCACAGTTGAACGGATTAGCAGAGCGGATGAACAGAACTTTGATGGAGCGTGTCGGGATGTTTGTTGTCACATGCACGCCAAGTTCATTCGGGGAGAAGCTTTGAATACAATGGTACATGTTATTAATCTAACTCCTTGTGTTCCTTTGTCTTTTGATGTACCTCGAAGGTGGTTTGGAGTGGCAAAGATGTTTTCTACGGTCACTTAAGGGTCTTTGGATGCAAAGCTTTTGTGCACATTCCTAAAGATGAAAGATCAAAGCTTGATGTGAAGTCAAAACCATGTATTTTCTTGGGTTATGGCCAAGATGAGTTTGGTTACAGATTATATGATCATGTCCACAAGAAACTTATTCGAAGCCGAGATGATGTGTTTGTTGAAGATCGGACCTTGAAAGATGTTGAGAAGAAAGAGACAGTTCTCAACATAATGATGATATTACCGATTTGGATCCAAAGGCTCTCCTCAAAGATGTAGAACCACCTCTTGACGATGATGTTCGGAATGATGAACAACATGATAATCGATGATATTGATGCTCCGAACGGCCAGAGGTGGATGAAGAATTTCATTCAGAGATACCGTGACGTGCCACCATTTGTCCCACTTAGGCGGTCAATAAGAGATCGTCATCCTTCCACTCGTTTTTCGAGCTAATGAGTATGTCTTACTCACCGATGGGGGAGAGCCTGAGTGTTATGCAGAGGccatggaagatgagcacaaAAGGGAGTGGGTTGAAGCCATGCAAGATGAGATGAATTCCTTATATGAGAATAATACTTTTGAGTTGGTGAAGTTGCCTAAAGGCAAGAGAGCTTTGAAGAACAAGTGGGTCTACAAAGTGAAAATCAAGAGCACACCGCACAACCTAGGTACAAGGCTAGATTGGTGGTCAAAGGGTTCGAATGAGAAATGGTATTGACTTTGATGAGATTTTCTCCTACCGTGAAGATGGGATCTATTCATGTTGTTCTTGGTTTGGCCGACCTTGATCTCGAGGTTGAACAGATGGATGTCAAAACAGCTTTTCTTCATGGTGACTTGGATAAAGAAATCTACATGGAGCAACCTGAAGGTTTTCAAAGTTAAGGGAAAAGAAGGCTATGTGTGTAGACTTCAAAAGAGTCTTTATGGGTTCAAGCAAGCACCAAGACAAGTGGTACAAGAAGTTTGAGTCAGTTATGGGGGAGCAAAATTACCGAAAGACTACTTTAGACCATTGTGTTTTCTTCCAGAGGTTTGGTGATGATgatttcatcattttattgttatatgttgatgacatgtTAATTGTTGGCAAGAATGCAGAAAGAATTACTCAAATTTGAAGATACAATTGAGCAAGTCTTTTGCTATGAAAGACTTGGGGCCAGCAAAACATATTCTTGGCATTCGGATCACTCGAGATAGAGCTTTGAAGAAGCTACACATGTCACAGGAGCAATACATCGAGAAGGTGCTTCGCAGATTCAACATGGATAAAGCTAAAGAGGTTAGTTCTCCTCTTACTACTAACTTCAGTCGACAGATAAAGATTGTCCATCTTCCGAGAAGAAGATTGAAGAGATGGATAGAGTCCCTTATGCCTCAACCGTAGGGAGCTTGATGTATGCTATGGTGTGCACACGACCCGATATTGCTCATGCGGTAGGTGTTGTTAGTCGTTTTCCTCAAATCCAGGTAAGAAGCATTGGGAAGCAGTGAAGTGGATTCTCAGATATCTACGTGGTACTTCCAAATTAGGTATAACATTTGGAAATGGAAAGCCGATACTTGTTGGTTATACTGATTCTGATATGGCAGGAAATAAGGACAACATGAAATCCACTTGGATATTTGATGACTTTTGCAGGGGGAGTACGTGTCATGGCAATCGAGACTGCGAAAGTGTGTGGTTTTATCCACCACCGAGGGCCGAGTATGTGGCTGCAATGTGAAGGCGTGTAAGGAGCTATTATGGCTCAAAAGATTTATGCAAGAGATTGGCTTTGTGCAACAGCGTTACGTGGTTCTTTGTGATAATCAAAGTACTATTCACCTTGCTAAAAATTCTATGTTTCACAAACGAACCAAGCATATTGATGTGAGGTATCATTGGATTAGAGATGCACTTGAAGACAAACTATTTGAACTTGATAAAGTTCATACTGATGATAATGGTGCCGATATGTTGACAAAGGTTCTAGCAAGGGAAAAGTTGAAGGTATGTTGCTCCATCGCCGGTATGACGAACTCTTCCTCATAAGTCAAAAAGGGGGAGATttgttgggttttttttttctttctttgtttttttttttgacccATGAGGAAAGCCCAACCATTGAGCATATTAAAGTCTTATTTAGACTTTCTATTTTGGGagcatattattataaaaacgtCTAGGgctagggttttttttttttaccaagacttcatatattaaaagaaaagagagaggtgAAGAGAGGAGAATACACAGCAGCAGAAAAGTTCCGTTTCCCGTAGATTGAACCGTTGGATCGTCGTGATTTTTGGATAGCAGCTACACAGCATCTGGGCCAATATTTTGGACGGTGGAGATCGGTTTTTGAGGTCCGGAGGTCGGGTTTCGTTGGTCTGGACAGTAGCTAATTTTCTggtgatatatttcttatcttgGCTCTATTTTGATTCCATACACCTTGATGTGCTTACTTCCAAGGATATGATGATTTTGTATGCCTCTAGTATTATCTAGAGAAGACTTTGTATTGCTCctttgatgatgatagtgGATTTAAGCGGCCAAAATGGTCCCGTGGTTTTTCCCTAGTTTATAGGTTTTCCACGCTAAAATTTTGGTGTCTTTGTGTTGTTGTGTGCTTACTGTTTTAGCTCAATATCTTGGTGCATAGCAGTGATATTGTGTGTGTTCTAATTGCATTAAGAACATCCTATTTGTTTGCATCCTCGGGGTTCATTCAAGTTGGGAAAGTTTAGACAAACAGAGATTAATTcctcatttatttgtttaccgTTTGTGGCTGTTTTTTCCCATCattctttcaagaatttcATTAGCTTTGTTGAACAAATAAAGCAATAACAGTTTTTTGGTCGGCATGTGTAGTACCCTAAACTTTTTCCAGCTTGATAAGTTGTTAACTTTagtatttgaaaagaaaaaaacaaataaaggaAGAGTGCTAACAATATTATATGAAGGTGGAAGAGTTGCTTTCGGATGCTGGTATCAAGTCTACTGTAATGAAGCTGAAGGAATTGGCTCGAAAGGGTACGAGGAAAGGAGGATCTTCCTCTAAAAATTTGGAGAACTTTGTTGCTCAGCTTAAGCAAATCATCGAAGACTTTAATTTCCTGCTATGCGTTCTCTTTCAACTTTCTAGCTAATGTAATCGATGTCcttagagaaaataaatgagaatTCTTATTGCCATATTTGAATTGTACTTTCGGATGATTGTTGCTACTGCAAAATCAGTAACCAGAATGGAACTTCAGAAAATGTTCATGTTCACAAAGGCCAAGATTTAtgaaaacagaaaattaatgcaaaagaaaaatataggcCAACCAGGTCTATTAATTTGTTTATGAGGTGACATGTTTTTAATAGACCAAACAAAAGTATGTTCCAAAGCTTTTGGGAAAATGATTTTTCCAATGAAGCCATATTTTGGAACTTATTGATAAGGGAATCATGTTTtgagaaaaaacaaaattaaagagtCAGAAATTCCAAAGAATACATTTTCCCTACAATAAGAGGaccttaaaaaaatataatatatataatacccAATGATACATTTCTAGAATGATAtcaaatcatattattattttaacccTTGAGTTGCGTATTTGTATTGGgtaaaatgaattattatgtATAATGTTGTCCTAAAATGACAAAGATTATAATACACTAGTAAACTAACAAAAAGAAGCCGGCTGGTATATGCCCCAAGCCAAGTGCATAAGCAATGACTTCAATTATTACAAACGTGCAGACACTTAACAACAGAAGAATATTAATTAGCGTTTTCAATACAAAATCACCATCGCCATCAATCAGAAACATCGATGTATATATTCAGAACAATTTGGGACATCAATCCGTCGTGTTTAACTAAGATGGGTAGTAAATCACATGTAATATTTGTACCTTTCCCAGCACAAGGCCATGTTTCCCCCCTCATGAAGTTGGCCTACAACCTAGCTGACCATGGCATCATGGTCACATTTGTCAACACAGAGTCCATACACATGAAAATCATGTCTGCAATGCCTGAGAAATTCGCGGAGCAGTGTCCAATAAGTCTAGTTTCAATTCCTGAAGTGTTGCAGTCTACTCCTGATGGACAAGATAAATGGGAAACATTAGAGATTGCACCAAGTTTTATGCGGGGTCATCTGCAAGATTTGATCGAAAACATTAATCAGGTAAACAATGATGTGCAAGTAACGCATGTCGTTGCTGATATAGCAAATGGGTGGTCACTCGAAGTAGCCAAGAAAATGTTCATCAAAGCTGTTGCATTTGTACCTTACGGACTAGGAAACTTGGCATTGATACTGCATGCTCCTAAGCTTATCGAGGCTGGAATCATAGATATTGATGGTAAggacaagaagaaaataacttttcaCACTTCATAAAATTTGTCGATGAAATTATGCCTAtcctttaaactttttttttcccctGGTGGAATATGGTATTGATCTTTGATAGAATACCTGTAATTCGCCGCAGGATTACCGATTAGAAAAGAGCTGATTTGTCTATCCGAAGAAATTCCTGCCTGGAATACAAATGAACTCTTATGGAGCATGCAAGGCGATCCAGAGGGACAGAAATTCGTTTTCAGAAATTTTGTCAAAACCACATGGGAATATGTCAGAATTTCTGATTCCCTTATTGtcaattctttttatgaaCTTGAATCATCAGCCACTGACTTGCTTCCCAATATCTTACCCATTGGTCCATTGTCCGCGAATGCCCGCTTGGGACCTTTCCTTGGAAATCTGTGGCCTGAGGATTCGACTTGCTTAAGCTGGCTCGATAAACAACCTACAGGATCGGTCATTTATGCTGCATTTGGCAGTACACTAGTCTGCAATCAGCAACAATTTAATGAACTTGCACTTGGCCTTGAGATGACAGGCCAACCATTTTTATGGGTTGTTAGATCAGGTTTTATGAACGGAGACATTGTAGCATACCCTGATGGATTCAtggaaagaaatggaaatcaTGGAAAGATAGTCGAATGGGCACCTCAAGAAAAGGTGTTAGCTCATCCTTCCATTGCATGTTACTTTTCTCATTGTGGATGGAATTCAACAATGGAAGGTGTAACCAATGGGGTACCATTTCTATGTTGGCCTTACTGTGTAGATCAATTTCATAACAGGGATTATATTTGTGAAGCTTGGAAGGTTGGCCTGAGAGTAATACCAGATGAAAATGGGACTGTAACTAGGCATGAAATTAAATCCAAGATAGAGAAATTGCTCTCtgataagaatataaaagccAATTCTctgaaattgaaagaaatggcTAGAAAGAGCATCAATGAAGGTGGATCTTCTTTCAAGAATTTCATTAGCTTTGCTGAACAGATGAAGCAATAATAGGATGTTTTGGTTGGTTTGTAGGGTTTCCATTCTAAAGTAGACTTTACAGTGTTTTACTGTTTTTACTATGATTGATACAGCCTTTCTGATTTTACTCCTGTAGCTTAATAATCTTGATTTCATAATATACATAAACGcttggagaaaaaaaaaatttctttcagGAAAATGATTTCGGGCTTATATATTCTGATGGCTAAtgacattatttttatcaGATATTTTAGATGTGTTGGGTAATcaagcaattttttttaaaaacattttttGTTACATTTTCTAAATAGATTATGTAATTTGATTGCACTAATATCTATCAATATATAAACGCAAGTATATGAATCATTCATATAGGAAGGATAAATTCACTACGATATTGATtgcataaaaaaattcaaatatcgAATTTATAAGGACTAACTATCACGCAAGAAAACTAAAGATAAGTCTCTAAGccaatatttttgaaaaaaatagtatattcattaaaataaatataataaaccgTAAAATAAATGTGCAATTATTACAATATAtgaaaactatatgataaactAGTATTTAACCTAGtcatttatttagtaatttcattgttttactttaagtttagatctaatgaatgagatggtgatgtgtctttttctttagccactcaaactaatgatgcaactaaaattttttataccaATATAAATTGAAGTAAAAATGGtgtcttttaatatattgaatctatattttcataacaaattttattattaaattgatatgatggtcaactaataataataattaactaataaagatataaaggtaaagaaatcattcatcaaataaataaaaaataaagttcatacataagtaaaaagactAGACTAAACACTTGTGAAACTAGCCTGACATATTTAATCTAACagtcattgtaattaaatagaaaaatataaaa
This window harbors:
- the LOC8284455 gene encoding UDP-glycosyltransferase 83A1 isoform X3, which codes for MGSKSHVIFVPFPAQGHVSPLMKLAYNLADHGIMVTFVNTESIHMKIMSAMPEKFAEQCPISLVSIPEVLQSTPDGQDKWETLEIAPSFMRGHLQDLIENINQVNNDVQVTHVVADIANGWSLEVAKKMFIKAVAFVPYGLGNLALILHAPKLIEAGIIDIDGLPIRKELICLSEEIPAWNTNELLWSMQGDPEGQKFVFRNFVKTTWEYVRISDSLIVNSFYELESSATDLLPNILPIGPLSANARLGPFLGNLWPEDSTCLSWLDKQPTGSVIYAAFGSTLVCNQQQFNELALGLEMTGQPFLWVVRSGFMNGDIVAYPDGFMERNGNHGKIVEWAPQEKVLAHPSIACYFSHCGWNSTMEGVTNGVPFLCWPYCVDQFHNRDYICEAWKVGLRVIPDENGTVTRHEIKSKIEKLLSDKNIKANSLKLKEMARKSINEGGSSFKNFISFAEQMKQ